A portion of the Salmo trutta chromosome 1, fSalTru1.1, whole genome shotgun sequence genome contains these proteins:
- the LOC115203755 gene encoding histone-lysine N-methyltransferase SETD1A isoform X2 yields the protein MDPDSEPDTQRALSLQWKSYKLVQDPAIRRVNNKIYRYDGVHFSVPDSGFPPVGDLRDPRPRRIWSRHTEMALPVPKFKLDEFYVGPIPLKEVTFARLNDNIKEPFLAEMCAKFGEVEEMEILFHPKTRKHLGLARVLFTSTRGAKDTVKHLHNTSVMGNIIHAQLDIKGQQRQKYYDLIVSGSYTPQTVPTGGKALTERFQPPAPTQPDTSSDIRRRLSSEIAGLAAGLAAGVPALTPGSTTPCSVDTGFSEQRLDTTPSSMGGPYTPGSSASSQGGGTPYTPRSVSQDSGYAVARQVGYSAGPLTSGYPPQDMLPSSSCSSSTVSSSVGVYKAPRYSEDPHAPPQDPYQRCRPTYPPTGPFRPNEPPLYPTYPNAGGAGQHMAHHPAMPPPPPAPQYEQPPLADRDRERDRERDRDSGGRYGAGGIGSRRSSYQEANSSSKYSHHSHHSERERGYRRDSLGSREHGRHRNHHSHNHSSSSSSSSSSSSRRRSSHDRDSRERDRDSDYSNSSDPRFNSNSHRSSSNSLSPPPSTYPSYSSSKDQPPPHNPSVSSRLEPSSVYRAQPSGAGSGERGSVSDKDPRSHHTPLPPPPPPPLPPASVIAAAVAETLSALDFGQESPVREETWTKPKRRPTTPTPPPQHPSTPPSSPPHSSIASSSTSPSSTSLPHHLPSSTSLSPPPQRDSSSPEPDSTNESLPFVYHSSSLDSRIEMLLKEQKAKFSFLPSDEDEEEDRKEERQREKVAAAGEGGAGKGGAAGEGRSNKQREQDGEKDRRRRQGGDGGGQQRRKGERDRDGRRGRKQREGRKSPTVVAQATPSSSSTFSPRVPTTDDHTSLHGTGPLQEETAQPEPIDPRTRQGAQTPPYNGKSQSSPHSSGEDMEISDEDEEHTITAVTTHHATPSSVSSPSSSQAPLPSQTDPSASPSDPTQHFGTSMPAPPIPSYPPHLPPPGFSLQPPPPPCIPPPLGHMELHPEYPPPMPPHMYDYASSMELMNQYSGGAPMSFQMQTQMLSRLHQLRMSSSNGTAAPGDAPPSDYYHSMPPPPHSHHPYMDQEGSGYDQDQHYMPPHMPYAYPGPSQMPHHHAIPPPHTGWAPHVLPEHYAYHTPPPYGTMPPVGGEAQYGAVGDPQMPLLTENPHEATVQLVLATLIQEMKSIMQRDLNRKMVENIAFGTFDEWWERKETKAKPFQTMVRGVAAVRDEDKKEENKASSKPREPLMSLVDWAKSGGMEGFSLRGALRLPSFKVKRKEPLELAEVGEMKRPKTPPEDDDEDSYHDKGLEGRMADGEGHRAERDSRRRKKKMRSRKPWDLDSEGEETSDGSSSDKEDEEEGSDKGSEDEALSVDSDDESLSSSTESSSSSTSSSSSSSSEDEDEEEGEQAGSGLDTMDESTMDSTALDTEKGDDREKSAAAVPKALLSAEIKAEIAASKKDSSTLSSNARPPAPRPSSPIVIVPPLKKRRKTVSFSTGESNYKPHLPTVPLSPLPSTASPLFSHMKSHLPDSIFIASAPGTTPSKTLSLLPFASKPGEGNALSPSPVLTVPSPVRPEDSKKSPVPLVSPPITPTKSPNKRGASPKSPAPVWVCRTVQNLPLDHASMVKMAFEEAPPPVTKGRGRGRPRTVSLSTPTPPPSIHTLREEEEGLQRLRLSEQLGASSLLQLGSAPTADLSVLADVALKLDPDAGDSEETETSDEAEEQKMEEEMLLSPKALPLVMDPQGLSALQEHNYSKAPFHLIPAQKRSVSKQEPGALLPADFNHHAISGVLEAPEEVIGEPLPSRDRHQAEYLSGMGLLCEDGDMAKASVLTPLTPSAKRKGMASRGSELEEMGKEKNKKRRRKEKENLELQETKKQKEHQTKKQKRKLEVDLEEDVDVEQLEPGELSNTEEEEEWDDVRKSERLFLQEAGLTSSQRWPKPIPAPEPVTFDQRSEFEQMTILYDIWNSGLDMEDMTLLKTTYEKLLQDDHSTDWLNDTHWVHHTVTNIPNPRRKKKSADGQLREHVTGCARSEGYYAISRKEKDVYLDLELPEQALLEAADYDASGSNRLLSERRSEQRRLLSAIGIPAVMDSDLLKLNQLKFRKKKLRFGRSRIHEWGLFTMEPIAADEMVIEYVGQNIRQMVADNREKRYAQQGIGSSYLFRVDHDTIIDATKLGNLARFINHCCTPNCYAKVITIESQKKIVIYSKQAIGMNEEITYDYKFPLEENKIPCLCGTENCRGTLN from the exons ATGGATCCAGACAGTGAGCCGGATACACAACGAGCTCTCAGTTTGCAATGGAAGAGCTATAAGCTCGTCCAAGACCCAGCCATCCGGAGGGTTAACAACAAAATATACCGATATGATGGGGTGCATTTCAGTGTGCCG GACTCGGGGTTCCCCCCAGTGGGAGATTTGCGGGACCCTCGACCTCGTAGAATCTGGTCCAGGCACACAGAGATGGCCCTGCCAGTGCCCAAGTTCAAA CTGGATGAGTTCTACGTGGGCCCCATTCCCCTCAAGGAGGTGACCTTCGCTCGCCTCAATGACAACATCAAGGAACCCTTCCTGGCTGAGATGTGTGCAAAGtttggagaggtggaggagatggAGATATTGTTTCACCCCAAGACCCGTAAGCACCTGGGCCTGGCCCGCGTGCTCTTCACCAGCACCAGgggggcgaaggacactgtcAAACACCTGCACAACACCTCCGTCATGGGTAACATCATTCACGCTCAGCTGGACATCAAAG GCCAGCAGAGGCAGAAGTATTATGACCTGATAGTGAGTGGCTCCTACACGCCCCAGACTGTGCCCACAGGAGGCAAGGCCCTGACAGAGCGGTTCCAGCCCCCAGCGCCAACACAACCAGACACG tcGTCAGATATCAGGCGGAGACTGTCCTCTGAGATAGCTGGCCTGGCTGCGGGCTTGGCTGCAGGGGTACCGGCTCTCACCCCTGGGAGCACCACCCCCTGCTCTGTGGACACAGGCTTCAGTGAGCAGCGTCTAGACACGACCCCCTCCTCCATGGGGGGGCCCTACACCCCAGGCTCCTCCGCTTCCTCGCAGGGAGGAGGAACGCCCTACACCCCTCGCTCTGTCTCACAGGACTCGGGCTACGCTGTTGCCAG ACAAGTTGGATACAGTGCTGGCCCATTGACCAGTGGCTACCCTCCCCAGGACAtgcttccctcctcctcctgctcctcctctacCGTCTCCTCCTCAGTCGGGGTATACAAAGCTCCCCGGTACTCGGAGGACCCCCATGCACCTCCTCAAGACCCCTACCAAAGGTGTCGCCCCACATACCCCCCTACTGGCCCTTTCCGTCCTAACGAGCCCCCTCTCTACCCCACATACCCAAACGCTGGAGGGGCTGGACAGCACATGGCACACCACCCTGCAATGCCTCCCCCACCTCCTGCACCCCAGTACGAGCAGCCCCCTCTGGCAGaccgggacagagagagggaccgaGAGCGGGACAGGGACTCAGGAGGGCGGTACGGTGCCGGTGGGATCGGCTCTAGAAGGTCATCTTACCAGGAGGCCAACTCTTCCTCCAAGTATTCCCACCACTCGCATCactcagagagggagaggggctacAGACGGGACAGCCTGGGCTCCAGAGAACACGGCAGACACCGTAACCACCACTCACACAatcacagcagcagcagtagtagtagtagcagcagcagcagccggcGACGGAGCAGCCACGACCGAGACagcagggagagggacagagacagcgACTACTCAAACAGCTCCGACCCCAGGTTCAACTCCAACTCCCACCGCTCCTCCTCCAACAGCCTGTCCCCGCCTCCATCTACCTacccctcctactcctcctccaaaGACCAACCACCTCCCCacaacccctctgtctcctcccgcCTAGAGCCCTCCTCAGTATATCGTGCCCAGCCTAGTGGTGCTGGTTCTGGGGAGAGGGGGTCTGTGTCTGACAAGGACCCCCGATCCCACCACACCCCTCTGccaccccctccaccacctcccctcccccctgcCTCTGTGATAGCGGCGGCTGTAGCAGAGACGCTCAGTGCCCTTGACTTTGGCCAGGAGAGCCCAGTGAGAGAGGAGACGTGGACCAAGCCCAAACGCCGTCCCACTACCCCAACTCCCCCTCCTCagcatccctccacccctccctcttctccaccCCACTCCTCCATCGCTTCCTCCTCCACTtcaccctcctccacctccctcccacaccatctcccctcctccacttccctctccccacccccccaGCGAGACTCCTCCTCCCCGGAGCCAGATTCCACCAATGAGAGCCTGCCATTTGTCTACCACAGCAGCAGCTTAGACTCTCGTATTGAGATGCTCCTGAAAGAGCAGAAAGCTAAGTTCTCCTTCCTGCCCTCCgatgaagatgaggaagaggatagGAAggaagaaaggcagagagagaaggtggcagcagcaggagagggaggagcagGGAAGGGAGGAGCAGCAGGTGAGGGCAGGAGCAATAAGCAGAGGGAGCAGGATGGGGAGAAAGACAGGCGGAGGAGACAAGGAGGAGATGGTGGAGGCCagcagaggaggaaaggagagagggacagagacggCCGTAGagggaggaagcagagagaggggaggaagagtccCACTGTAGTAGCACAagctaccccctcctcctcctccaccttctctcccCGCGTCCCCACCACAGATGACCATACTAGTCTCCATGGAACAGGACCTCTGCAGGAGGAGACAGCCCAACCTGAGCCTATTGATCCAAGGACCAGACAAGGGGCACAGACACCCCCCTACAACGGAAAGAGTCAG TCATCCCCTCATTCCTCTGGGGAAGACATGGAGATCTCCGACGAGGATGAAGAACACACCATTACAGCAGTGACCACCCACCACGCCACTCCTTCCTCCGTCTCTTCTCCATCTTCATCCCAGGCCCCCCTGCCCTCCCAGACAGacccctctgcctccccctctgaCCCCACACAGCACTTTGGCACGTCCATGCCTGCTCCACCCATCCCCTCTTAcccccctcacctccctcccccgGGCTTTTCCCTGcagccccctccacccccctgcatTCCCCCACCGCTGGGCCACATGGAGCTGCACCCTGAGTACCCTCCTCCCATGCCCCCACATATGTATGACTATGCCAGCAGTATGGAGCTGATGAACCAGTACAGTGGCGGAGCCCCCATGTCCTTCCAGATGCAGACCCAGATGCTGAGTCGGCTGCACCAGCTGAGGATGTCCTCCTCTAATGGCACTGCTGCCCCTGGCGACGCCCCCCCTTCAGACTACTACCACTCCATGCCCCCTCCCCCACACTCCCACCACCCCTACATGGACCAAGAAGGGAGTGGCTACGACCAGGACCAGCACTACATGCCCCCCCACATGCCCTACGCCTACCCTGGCCCCTCTCAGATGCCCCACCACCACGCCATCCCCCCTCCACACACGGGCTGGGCCCCGCATGTCTTACCTGAACACTACGCGTACCACACccctccgccctatgggacaatGCCTCCTGTGGGGGGAGAGGCCCAGTACGGGGCGGTGGGGGACCCCCAAATGCCCCTGCTAACAGAGAACCCCCACGAGGCCACAGTGCAGCTGGTGCTGGCCACCCTCATCCAGGAGATGAAGAGCATCATGCAGAGGGACCTCAACCGCAAGATGGTGGAGAACATCGCCTTTGGAACCTTTGACGAGTGGTGGGAGCGCAAGGAGACCAAAGCCAAG CCGTTCCAGACAATGGTTCGGGGTGTGGCTGCAGTGAGGGACGAGGACAAGAAGGAGGAGAACAAGGCCAGCAGCAAGCCTCGGGAGCCCCTCATGTCCCTGGTGGACTGGGCCAAGAGTGGAGGAATGGAAGGCTTCTCACTGAGAGGGGCGCTACGACTTCCCTCATTCAAG GTGAAGAGGAAAGAACCTCTGGAGCTAGCAGAGGTAGGAGAGATGAAGAGACCCAAGACACCGCCAGAGGATGACGACGAAG ACTCGTACCATGACAAGGGTCTAGAGGGAAGAATGGCAGATGGGGAGGGCCACAGGGCTGAGAGGGACAGCAGGCGGAGGAAGAAGAAGATGAGAAGTCGGAAACCTTGGGACCTGGACAGCGAAGGAGAAGAGACTTCTGACGGTTCTTCTTCAGATAAG gaggatgaggaggagggaagTGACAAGGGGTCTGAAG ATGAGGCCTTGAGTGTGGACAGCGACGATGAGAGCCTCTCCTCATCCACAGAGAGTTCTTCCtcctcaacatcatcatcatcctcctcttcctctgaagacgaggatgaggaggaaggagagCAGGCCGGCAGTGGACTGGACACCATGGATGAGTCTACGATGGACAGCACAGCTCTGGACACAGAGAAGGGGGATGACCG AGAAAAGTCTGCAGCTGCTGTTCCAAAAGCACTGCTCAGCGCCGAGATCAAAGCTG AAATTGCTGCCAGCAAGAAGGATTCATCAACACTCAGCTCAAACGCTCGTCCTCCAGCCCCCCGCCCCTCCTCCCCAATTGTCATTGTGCCTCCTCTCAAGAAGCGAAGGAAGACCGTCTCATTCTCTACCGGGGAGAGCAACTACAAACCCCACCTTCCAACGGTCCCCTTGTCCCCACTTCCCTccactgcctctcctctcttctcccacaTGAAATCTCACCTTCCAGACTCCATTTTCATCGCCTCCGCACCTGGAACCACCCCCTCCAAGACTCTCTCACTCCTCCCCTTTGCCTCCAAACCAGGTGAAGGCaatgccctctctccctcccctgttcTCACTGTTCCCTCGCCTGTACGCCCCGAAGACTCTAAAAAGAGCCCTGTCCCTCTGGTGTCTCCCCCAATCACCCCCACCAAGTCCCCCAACAAACGGGGGGCCTCCCCCAAATCCCCTGCTCCAGTGTGGGTGTGTCGCACCGTGCAGAACCTCCCCCTGGACCACGCCTCCATGGTCAAGATGGCCTTCGAGGAGGCCCCGCCCCCTGTCACAAAGGGCCGGGGCAGGGGGCGCCCCAGGACTGTCAGCCTGTCGActcccacccctcccccctccatccacaccctcagagaggaggaggagggactgCAGAGGCTGAGACTCAGTGAGCAGCTGGGAGCATCCAGCCTGCTACAGCTGGGCTCGGCCCCCACGGCTGATCTGTCTGTCCTGGCTGATGTGGCCCTGAAGCTGGACCCAGACGCTGGAGACTCAGAGGAGACGGAGACGTCAGACGAGGCGGAGGAGcagaagatggaggaggagatgctCCTCTCTCCCAAAGCCCTCCCCCTGGTTATGGACCCACAGGGCCTGTCTGCCCTGCAGGAGCACAACTATTCCAAAGCCCCCTTCCACCTCATCCCTGCCCAAAAGAGGAGTGTCTCCAAACAGGAGCCTGGGGCGCTCCTCCCTGCAGACTTCAACCATCACGCCATCTCTGGGGTGCTGGAGGCACCTGAGGAGGTTATAGGGGAACCCCTGCCCTCTAGGGACAGACACCAGGCTGAGTATCTGTCTGGCATGGGGCTGCTGTGTGAAGATGGAGACATGGCCAAGGCCTCTGTGCTGACACCTCTCACCCCATCAGCCAAGAGGAAGGGAATGGCGTCGAGGGGCAGCGAACTGgaggagatggggaaagagaagaacaagaagaggaggaggaaggagaaggaaaaTCTGGAGTTGCAGGAAACGAAAAAGCAGAAGGAACATCAGACcaagaaacagaagaggaaactAGAG GTGGACCTGGAGGAGGATGTGGACGTGGAGCAGCTGGAGCCGGGTGAGCTGTCTAACacggaggaagaggaagagtggGACGATGTGAGGAAGAGCGAGCGCCTCTTCCTCCAGGAGGCCGGGTTGACGTCGTCGCAGCGTTGGCCCAAGCCCATCCCTGCCCCGGAGCCCGTCACGTTTGACCAACGCAGCGAGTTTGAGCAGATGACCATCCTGTACGACATCTGGAACTCTGGTCTAGACATGGAGGACATGACGCTGCTGAAGACGACCTACGAGAAGCTGCTGCAGGACGACCACAGCACCGACTGGCTCAACGACACACACTGGGTCCACCACACTG TTACCAACATCCCCAACCCGCGGCGTAAGAAGAAGAGTGCAGACGGGCAGCTGCGGGAGCACGTGACAGGCTGTGCCAGGAGCGAGGGCTACTACGCCATCAGCAGGAAGGAGAAGGATGTCTACCTGGATCTGGAACTGCCTGAGCAGGCCCTACTGGAGGCTGCTGACTACGACGCCTCG GGCTCAAACCGGCTGCTGTCAGAGAGACGGTCGGAGCAGCGCCGCCTCCTCAGTGCCATAGGCATCCCTGCAGTCATGGACTCTGACCTGCTCAAACTCAATCAGCTCAAG TTCCGTAAGAAGAAGCTTCGGTTTGGCCGCAGTAGGATCCATGAATGGGGCCTGTTCACCATGGAACCCATTGCTGCTGACGAGATGGTCATTGAGTATGTGGGCCAGAATATCAGACAG ATGGTGGCTGACAACAGAGAGAAGCGTTATGCCCAGCAGGGCATTGGGAGCAGCTACCTGTTCAGAGTGGACCACGACACCATCATTGATGCTACCAAGTTAGGCAACCTGGCACGCTTCATCAACCACTGCTGCACT CCTAACTGCTATGCAAAGGTGATCACCATAGAATCCCAGAAGAAGATCGTGATCTACTCCAAGCAGGCCATTGGCATGAATGAAGAGATTACCTACGACTACAAGTTCCCTCTAGAGGAAAATAAGATTCCCTGTCTGTGTGGAACAGAGAACTGCCGTGGGACGCTCAACTAG